In one window of Nakamurella sp. PAMC28650 DNA:
- a CDS encoding SDR family oxidoreductase: protein MNTSHPNTSRPKTPRTALVTGASSGIGRACAEALVARGYRVFGTSREPSKIAPGDVVDGVRYVPLDLRVPSSIEALPALVGDVVVLVNNAGESQCGPLEDLPAETIADLFQLNVFGPLRLTQLFLPGMRARRFGRVVMVGSMLASFPLAYRSCYVATKAALKGFSDAARFETSPFGVWLTTVEPGSINTGIAERRTTSIADGSPYAGDFTTVLAALDQRSHAGIAPRQVAEIVLAAVESEHPKPLYAVGSRAPMMFALKRLAPRTMVEKLVARGHGLAR from the coding sequence TTGAACACGTCTCACCCGAACACGTCTCGCCCGAAAACGCCTCGCACCGCCCTCGTCACCGGTGCCTCGTCGGGGATCGGCCGTGCGTGCGCGGAGGCTCTCGTGGCACGCGGATACCGGGTCTTCGGCACCAGTCGCGAACCGTCGAAGATTGCCCCGGGCGATGTCGTCGACGGCGTCCGGTACGTTCCGCTGGACCTGCGCGTCCCGTCCTCGATCGAGGCGTTGCCCGCACTGGTCGGCGATGTCGTCGTCCTGGTCAACAACGCGGGCGAGAGTCAGTGCGGCCCGCTGGAGGATCTGCCCGCCGAGACCATCGCTGATCTGTTCCAACTGAACGTGTTCGGGCCTCTCCGGCTCACCCAGCTGTTCCTGCCCGGCATGCGGGCACGGCGCTTCGGCCGGGTGGTCATGGTCGGATCCATGCTCGCCAGTTTCCCGTTGGCCTACCGGTCCTGCTACGTGGCGACAAAAGCGGCACTGAAGGGTTTCTCGGATGCGGCGCGTTTCGAGACATCTCCGTTCGGCGTCTGGCTCACCACGGTCGAGCCCGGTTCGATCAACACCGGGATCGCCGAGCGGCGCACCACCTCCATCGCTGACGGATCGCCCTACGCCGGTGATTTCACCACCGTCCTGGCGGCTCTGGACCAGCGCAGCCACGCCGGGATCGCGCCGCGTCAGGTCGCCGAGATCGTGCTCGCTGCCGTCGAATCGGAGCATCCCAAGCCGCTGTACGCCGTCGGGAGTCGAGCTCCCATGATGTTCGCACTCAAGCGGCTCGCCCCGCGGACCATGGTCGAGAAGCTGGTGGCACGGGGCCATGGCCTCGCGCGCTGA
- a CDS encoding cytochrome P450: MKPDVHLNRLLDPIQQETRLAVRWGLGHQLPRTVMAIAGRRGDLQGQMVAAAGRNGDPFAAFERMRARGPLYRGRFAYVTTSLPVAREVLSSHDSRARSNRRSLSGPVGRLLAWAGTTRALGPLDPPSLLATEPPEHTRYRKLVTRVFSARAVAALRERAEVIAGELLDELAGRRTVDLVPAYCTRLPLTMIGQILGVPASEYDRVLAFGQAAAPSLDLGLSWSTFRRVDSSLRDFDVWLGEHLARLRADPQDDLLSQLVMAQDDGVGLTEIELRSIAGLVLSAGFETTVNLLGNGIALLLEHPAQRAVLERSPELWPNAIDEMLRIDPPVLLTGRTAERDTELAGVPIPRGAVVTAALAGANRDPEVFTDPARFDVARHNAKEHVSFSAGRHFCLGAALVRMEGEVGLRSLFARYPHLKPQAGARRRDTRILRGYERFPVELGSSTGLSVATG, encoded by the coding sequence GTGAAACCAGACGTGCACCTGAACAGGCTCCTGGATCCGATCCAGCAGGAGACCAGGCTGGCGGTGCGCTGGGGCCTCGGGCACCAGCTGCCGCGGACGGTGATGGCCATCGCCGGGCGACGCGGCGACCTGCAGGGCCAGATGGTCGCCGCGGCCGGCCGCAACGGCGACCCCTTCGCTGCGTTCGAACGCATGAGGGCCAGGGGGCCTCTGTACCGGGGCCGGTTCGCCTACGTCACCACGTCCCTGCCGGTCGCGCGGGAAGTCCTGTCCAGCCATGACTCCCGGGCCCGGTCGAACCGCAGGTCGTTGAGTGGCCCGGTCGGACGTCTGCTGGCCTGGGCGGGTACCACACGCGCCCTCGGACCACTCGACCCCCCCTCCCTGCTCGCGACCGAACCGCCCGAGCACACCCGTTATCGCAAGCTGGTCACCCGGGTGTTCAGTGCGCGCGCCGTCGCGGCGCTGCGCGAGCGCGCGGAGGTCATCGCCGGCGAACTGCTGGACGAACTGGCCGGCCGGCGCACGGTCGACCTCGTGCCCGCCTACTGCACCAGGCTCCCGCTCACCATGATCGGCCAGATCCTCGGGGTGCCGGCGTCGGAGTACGACCGCGTCCTGGCCTTCGGGCAGGCCGCAGCGCCCAGCCTGGATCTGGGCCTGTCGTGGTCCACGTTCCGCCGCGTCGACTCCTCGCTGCGCGACTTCGACGTCTGGCTCGGCGAACACCTCGCCAGGCTGCGCGCCGATCCCCAGGACGACCTGTTGAGCCAGCTGGTGATGGCACAGGACGACGGCGTCGGACTCACCGAAATCGAGCTCAGGTCCATTGCCGGTCTGGTGCTCTCCGCCGGGTTCGAGACGACCGTCAACCTGCTCGGCAACGGGATCGCTCTGTTGCTGGAACATCCGGCGCAGCGGGCCGTACTGGAACGGTCGCCCGAGCTGTGGCCCAACGCGATCGACGAGATGCTGCGCATCGACCCGCCGGTCCTGCTCACCGGGCGGACCGCGGAGCGCGACACCGAACTGGCCGGCGTGCCCATCCCCCGCGGCGCCGTCGTCACGGCCGCGCTGGCCGGCGCCAATCGCGATCCGGAAGTGTTCACCGACCCCGCCCGCTTCGACGTCGCCCGCCACAACGCGAAGGAGCACGTGTCCTTCTCGGCCGGGCGCCACTTCTGCCTCGGTGCCGCACTCGTCCGCATGGAGGGCGAGGTCGGGCTGCGCTCGCTGTTCGCCCGTTACCCGCACCTGAAGCCGCAGGCCGGGGCGCGCCGACGGGACACCAGAATCCTGCGGGGTTACGAAAGGTTCCCGGTCGAGCTCGGGTCGTCCACCGGTCTCTCGGTCGCGACGGGATGA
- a CDS encoding PaaI family thioesterase, which produces MTDVARGSGSGVGPGASGDPQPPAGYVRYSSRSGFTAPWEPLWRKETNLDVTILAVRLDRRHCNSRGTAHGGLITALADNAMSLACEQAAHPAEPVGQIRAATVNLSADFLATSHIGQWLSWTAATDRVGRSLIFAHCTVSADDTITATVSGIYRPMTAAP; this is translated from the coding sequence ATGACCGACGTGGCCCGCGGAAGCGGGTCGGGCGTCGGGCCGGGCGCCTCCGGCGACCCACAGCCGCCGGCCGGCTACGTCCGGTACTCCTCCCGCAGCGGCTTCACCGCGCCATGGGAACCGTTGTGGCGCAAGGAGACAAACCTCGACGTGACCATACTGGCGGTCAGGTTGGACCGACGACACTGCAACAGTCGCGGCACGGCGCACGGCGGGCTGATCACCGCACTCGCCGACAACGCCATGTCGTTGGCGTGCGAGCAGGCCGCGCACCCGGCGGAGCCGGTCGGGCAGATCCGGGCGGCCACCGTGAACCTCAGCGCCGACTTCCTGGCGACCAGCCACATCGGGCAGTGGCTGAGCTGGACCGCGGCCACCGACCGCGTCGGTCGATCTCTGATCTTCGCCCACTGCACCGTCAGCGCGGACGACACGATCACCGCGACGGTGTCCGGCATCTACCGCCCGATGACGGCGGCCCCCTGA
- a CDS encoding TetR/AcrR family transcriptional regulator: protein MREQQLLELAERLFIEGGYGGFSVEDLCREAGVSRPIVYDHFGSRDGLYLACLRRVREEFENTLIDAARDAPDLETAIRQGADAFFTIIERDPRRWSLVYGGPSELVGSLADQIYELRTQTIDRISAITIRFAPHADREAVTAHAHAVSGAGEQIGRWWLHNPEIPRERIVDHFCTFARRTFLQLAAAGPTAAAGSVPVL, encoded by the coding sequence GTGCGCGAGCAACAATTGCTCGAATTGGCCGAACGGCTCTTCATCGAGGGTGGATACGGCGGGTTCTCCGTCGAGGATCTCTGTCGCGAGGCCGGCGTGAGCCGCCCTATCGTCTACGACCACTTCGGTTCCAGAGATGGCCTCTACCTCGCGTGCCTGCGCCGCGTGCGGGAAGAATTCGAGAACACGCTGATCGACGCCGCCCGTGACGCTCCCGATCTGGAGACCGCCATCCGCCAGGGAGCCGACGCCTTCTTCACCATCATCGAACGGGACCCGCGCCGATGGTCCCTGGTCTACGGCGGGCCCAGCGAACTGGTTGGTTCCCTGGCTGATCAGATCTACGAACTGAGAACCCAGACCATCGACCGCATCTCGGCCATCACGATCCGCTTCGCGCCGCATGCGGACCGCGAGGCGGTCACCGCCCACGCCCATGCCGTCTCCGGTGCCGGGGAACAGATCGGGCGCTGGTGGCTCCACAACCCCGAAATCCCCCGGGAGCGGATCGTGGACCATTTCTGCACCTTCGCCCGAAGAACATTCCTCCAACTCGCGGCGGCAGGGCCAACCGCGGCGGCAGGCTCGGTGCCGGTGCTGTGA
- a CDS encoding MFS transporter: MSSQTLPDSTPTTLHANGGIWGRQLDRYPDGPRRILYLVIVVLATVVLYYEFYVQGSVATLISANLHMSLTYFIMVSVIGNALGALASVAAGLADRFGRANFVVYGLAITGALILFGLPNAHGKLTYLVLFGLVSLVEGMILVATPALIRDFSPQLGRASAMGFWTMGPVIGSLVVTEVSSHTLDSHPDWQFQFRVCGAVGLLVFLVAFIGLRELAPQLRDQLMISLRERTLVEARARGIDLVEASKSHWRQMLRRDIIVPALGISVFLLFYYTAVGLFVVFYATAFGYTEARANALANWYWVAQAVALIVGGALSDRLRVRKPFMVVGGVVSAIGVGLFAIATGDSSTSYSHFVWIILLISIGSAVAFATWMAAFTETVERHSPAGIATGLAVWGATLRSVVVVGLLGLIVAIPASGILVDKGAQVRAAAAGADHSLSAPQNATVKAVAADPSIVTKAQSLAGQYKSQLATAALLTPATTAALQSNPTDPTTQAQALAEISGTPVADVARTISLGTQYKDQLITAATLDTTTTTTLFLNPTDAAAQAKAVGEIAVGRKIDPAAAIAKLQALSQVPKADLLFLNSNAKPVQTAAAQLGALATVPVADLTFLSTYGPGLRDPKVVAQLTYLQSQGPLVQQAANDAPGQWQRWWWICFAGQLLFLPCIWLLKGRWSPAKARVDAQAHEEAVNRELLALADAEPRA; this comes from the coding sequence ATGTCATCGCAGACCCTGCCTGATTCCACCCCCACCACCCTGCACGCCAATGGCGGTATCTGGGGGCGCCAACTCGACCGCTACCCGGACGGGCCTCGACGAATCCTCTACCTCGTCATCGTGGTGCTGGCCACCGTGGTGCTCTACTACGAGTTCTACGTACAAGGCTCCGTGGCCACCCTGATCAGCGCCAACCTGCACATGTCGCTGACCTACTTCATCATGGTCTCGGTCATCGGGAACGCGCTGGGCGCACTGGCGTCGGTGGCCGCCGGGCTGGCCGACCGCTTCGGGCGGGCGAACTTCGTCGTCTACGGACTGGCCATCACCGGCGCGTTGATCCTGTTCGGACTGCCCAATGCCCACGGGAAACTCACCTACCTGGTGCTGTTCGGGCTGGTCAGTCTGGTCGAGGGAATGATCCTGGTGGCCACTCCCGCACTGATCAGGGATTTCTCGCCGCAGCTGGGCCGGGCGTCGGCCATGGGATTCTGGACGATGGGCCCGGTCATCGGCAGCCTGGTCGTCACCGAGGTGTCGAGCCACACCCTGGATTCGCACCCCGACTGGCAGTTCCAGTTCCGCGTGTGCGGCGCAGTCGGGCTTCTCGTCTTCCTCGTCGCCTTCATCGGGCTGCGCGAACTGGCCCCGCAGCTTCGCGATCAACTGATGATCAGCCTGCGCGAGCGGACCCTCGTCGAGGCCCGGGCCCGTGGGATCGACCTGGTCGAAGCGTCGAAGAGCCACTGGCGTCAGATGCTGCGACGGGACATCATCGTCCCCGCGCTGGGTATCAGTGTGTTCCTGCTGTTCTACTACACCGCAGTGGGCCTGTTCGTCGTGTTCTACGCAACGGCCTTCGGGTACACCGAGGCGCGAGCCAACGCTCTGGCCAACTGGTACTGGGTCGCCCAGGCGGTGGCGTTGATCGTCGGCGGGGCCCTGTCCGACCGGCTCCGGGTACGCAAGCCGTTCATGGTGGTCGGCGGTGTCGTCAGCGCGATCGGAGTCGGCCTCTTCGCAATCGCCACTGGTGACTCCTCCACCAGCTACTCCCACTTCGTCTGGATCATCCTGCTGATCTCGATCGGCAGTGCGGTGGCTTTCGCCACCTGGATGGCCGCGTTCACCGAGACCGTGGAAAGGCACAGCCCGGCCGGGATCGCCACCGGGTTGGCGGTGTGGGGGGCCACCCTGCGATCCGTGGTCGTCGTCGGGCTCCTCGGTCTGATCGTCGCCATCCCCGCGTCGGGCATCCTGGTCGACAAGGGAGCACAGGTCAGAGCCGCGGCCGCTGGGGCGGACCACAGCCTGTCCGCACCCCAGAACGCAACGGTCAAAGCCGTTGCGGCCGATCCGAGCATCGTCACGAAGGCACAATCGCTTGCGGGGCAATACAAATCGCAGCTGGCGACCGCTGCTCTGCTCACCCCCGCCACCACCGCAGCACTGCAGAGCAATCCGACCGATCCGACCACCCAGGCGCAGGCGCTCGCCGAGATCTCCGGAACACCGGTGGCCGACGTCGCTCGCACGATATCGCTGGGCACGCAGTACAAGGACCAGCTGATCACCGCGGCCACGCTGGACACCACCACGACGACCACCTTGTTCCTGAACCCGACCGATGCGGCCGCGCAGGCCAAGGCCGTCGGTGAGATCGCCGTCGGCCGCAAGATCGACCCTGCGGCCGCGATCGCGAAACTGCAGGCTCTGTCCCAGGTCCCGAAAGCAGACCTGCTCTTCCTGAACAGCAACGCCAAGCCGGTGCAGACCGCCGCGGCGCAGTTGGGTGCGCTGGCCACCGTGCCGGTTGCCGACCTGACCTTCCTGTCCACGTACGGGCCTGGACTCAGGGATCCGAAAGTGGTCGCGCAGTTGACCTATCTGCAGTCCCAGGGCCCTCTCGTGCAGCAGGCAGCCAACGACGCTCCGGGGCAGTGGCAGCGCTGGTGGTGGATCTGCTTCGCCGGCCAGTTGCTCTTCCTCCCGTGCATCTGGCTGCTGAAGGGTCGCTGGAGCCCGGCCAAGGCCCGGGTCGACGCACAGGCCCACGAGGAAGCCGTCAACCGGGAACTGCTGGCGCTGGCCGACGCGGAGCCGCGGGCCTGA
- a CDS encoding SDR family NAD(P)-dependent oxidoreductase, producing MNRGVLVTGGSRGIGRAIAVAFAEQGDRVVVHYAAAREDAEQTLALLEGSGHTLVAGDLGDPAAAQRVADVAEAELGGVDVLVNNAGIVPTADSLQRLPEVTYLDWQRIWRQMVDVNLLGAANVTYCVAQHLIGRHAAGSIVNVGSRGAFRGEPDFPAYGASKAALHAFGQSMAVALAPEGIAVTSVAPGFVATDRQETMLATPAGAAIRDQSPFGRVATPQEVAAAVIYLASPAAAWASGTIVDLNGASYLRG from the coding sequence TTGAACAGGGGAGTGCTGGTCACGGGGGGATCCCGCGGGATCGGGCGGGCGATCGCGGTGGCCTTCGCCGAGCAGGGTGACCGGGTCGTCGTGCACTACGCCGCAGCGCGCGAGGACGCCGAGCAGACGCTGGCGCTGTTGGAAGGCAGCGGGCACACCCTGGTGGCCGGTGACCTGGGCGATCCGGCCGCGGCGCAACGGGTCGCCGACGTGGCCGAGGCCGAACTGGGCGGGGTCGACGTCCTGGTCAACAACGCGGGCATCGTCCCGACGGCCGACAGTCTGCAACGGCTGCCTGAGGTGACCTACCTGGACTGGCAACGGATCTGGCGGCAGATGGTCGACGTCAACCTGCTCGGAGCGGCGAACGTCACCTACTGCGTCGCCCAGCATCTGATCGGCCGTCACGCCGCCGGCAGCATCGTCAACGTCGGTTCCCGCGGTGCTTTCCGCGGCGAACCCGACTTCCCCGCCTACGGGGCGAGCAAGGCTGCGCTGCACGCTTTCGGGCAGTCGATGGCGGTCGCGCTGGCTCCCGAGGGGATCGCCGTCACGTCGGTGGCGCCGGGCTTCGTGGCGACGGACCGGCAGGAGACCATGTTGGCCACTCCCGCGGGCGCTGCGATCCGCGACCAGAGCCCGTTCGGCCGGGTGGCCACTCCGCAGGAGGTGGCCGCCGCGGTGATCTACCTCGCCTCACCGGCGGCGGCCTGGGCCTCTGGCACCATCGTCGATCTCAACGGAGCTTCCTATCTGCGGGGTTGA
- a CDS encoding aldo/keto reductase: MKFLEVAGLGQVGRVGLGTWQFGSREWGYGDGYASNAAADIVHRARELGVNLFDTAEIYGTGKSERILGKALGAERKDVIVASKIFPIAPFPPVIRRREQGSADRLELDRIPLYQVHQANPVVPDSVIMPGMRSLLDEGRIGAVGVSNYSLQRWRKADAALGRPVVSNQVQFSLAHAGPLEDLVPFAQRENRMIMAYSPLAQGLLGGRYSADHRPGGVRAINPLFGTENLQRAKPLLDLLRSVAAAHDAKPAQVALAWLLSLPGVVVIPGASSVEQLEFNVAAADLELDADAVASLTAAARAFHPISLPRTLLGAAREKLHV, translated from the coding sequence ATGAAATTTCTGGAAGTGGCGGGTCTCGGGCAGGTCGGTCGGGTCGGACTGGGTACGTGGCAGTTCGGATCGCGGGAATGGGGTTACGGCGACGGATACGCTTCCAACGCGGCCGCGGACATCGTCCACCGGGCGCGCGAGCTGGGGGTGAACCTGTTCGACACGGCCGAGATCTACGGAACCGGCAAGAGCGAGCGGATCCTGGGGAAGGCGCTCGGCGCGGAACGGAAGGACGTGATCGTCGCGAGCAAGATCTTTCCGATCGCGCCGTTCCCACCCGTGATCCGCCGGCGGGAGCAGGGCAGCGCCGACCGTCTGGAGCTGGACCGGATTCCGCTCTACCAGGTGCACCAGGCCAATCCCGTGGTACCGGATTCGGTGATCATGCCCGGCATGCGGAGCCTGCTGGACGAGGGCCGGATCGGCGCGGTCGGAGTCTCCAACTACTCGCTGCAGCGCTGGCGCAAGGCCGATGCCGCACTCGGCCGACCGGTGGTGAGCAATCAGGTGCAGTTCTCGCTCGCTCATGCGGGGCCGTTGGAGGATCTGGTGCCATTCGCCCAACGGGAGAACCGGATGATCATGGCCTACAGCCCGCTCGCCCAGGGTCTGCTCGGCGGCAGGTACTCCGCAGACCACCGCCCGGGCGGCGTCCGCGCGATCAACCCGCTGTTCGGGACGGAGAATCTGCAGCGGGCGAAGCCGCTGCTGGACCTGCTCCGCAGTGTTGCTGCCGCGCACGACGCGAAACCCGCGCAGGTGGCACTGGCCTGGCTGCTCAGCTTGCCCGGCGTGGTCGTCATCCCCGGCGCTTCCAGCGTCGAACAGCTCGAGTTCAACGTGGCCGCAGCCGATCTGGAGCTGGACGCCGACGCGGTGGCATCCCTCACGGCCGCCGCGCGAGCTTTCCACCCGATCTCGTTGCCGCGGACCTTGTTGGGCGCGGCGCGAGAGAAGCTGCATGTGTGA
- a CDS encoding spermidine synthase, protein MDGGEVELLADEDLPGGWWVLLDRVRQSYVSLDDPTYLEFPYVQVLAGTIDALPPGPLEAVHVGGGGATLPRWLAAVRPGSVQVVFDTHEELRRIVRHRLPLQADSGVDFRLGDGRSGVAGLPADSADVVVIDAFSGGRVPAGLGTAEFFADVSRVLRPSGILLMNTTGRKTSLYVRRLMAAISASFPEVAVHGDSLSAVGNLVIAATAGGRLTNVDHPADDGPMGAPIALSGATLAGFIGAAEPLTDASPMRSPVPPDETWRVGGDRPGPGSVDDESVTL, encoded by the coding sequence GTGGACGGTGGCGAGGTCGAACTGCTGGCCGACGAGGACCTACCGGGCGGATGGTGGGTCCTGCTGGATCGGGTCCGGCAGTCCTACGTCAGCCTCGACGATCCGACCTACCTCGAGTTTCCCTACGTGCAGGTGCTGGCCGGGACCATCGACGCGCTGCCGCCGGGACCGTTGGAGGCGGTGCACGTCGGCGGCGGCGGCGCCACGCTGCCCCGCTGGCTGGCAGCGGTCCGTCCCGGCAGCGTGCAGGTGGTCTTCGACACCCACGAGGAACTCCGCCGCATCGTGCGCCACCGGTTGCCGTTGCAGGCCGACTCGGGAGTCGACTTCCGGCTGGGCGACGGACGATCGGGAGTGGCCGGACTACCGGCGGACTCCGCCGATGTCGTCGTGATCGACGCCTTCAGCGGCGGGCGCGTCCCGGCCGGACTGGGGACGGCGGAGTTCTTCGCCGACGTATCCAGGGTGCTCAGGCCGTCCGGGATCCTGCTGATGAACACCACCGGCCGGAAGACGTCGCTCTACGTGCGCCGTCTGATGGCGGCCATCTCTGCGTCGTTCCCGGAAGTGGCGGTGCACGGTGACTCCCTCAGTGCCGTCGGCAATCTCGTGATCGCAGCCACCGCAGGCGGCCGCCTGACGAACGTGGATCATCCGGCCGATGACGGACCGATGGGAGCGCCCATCGCCCTGTCCGGGGCAACGCTGGCCGGCTTCATCGGTGCGGCGGAACCGCTGACCGACGCATCCCCGATGCGTTCGCCGGTGCCGCCGGACGAGACCTGGCGGGTGGGCGGCGACCGACCCGGGCCAGGGTCGGTTGACGACGAGTCGGTCACCCTTTGA
- a CDS encoding GAF domain-containing protein, translated as MASLIADSPAASSAMIRALSAHPEQMADLIEALHRRAQDADTLLDLMGRLSREAVRLLKGVRWAGVTAQFDGLPFTATHTDHQVLIVDESQYSAHDGPCLRAMHTDTPVRMTTDEVQAIWPRLGQIAAGVGVRSFLAVPLHADGQAVGALNLYSADAEPPDPDPDLLTVLTEYADRGLTDYQNSQPYPTVEEAIRRALVQWNAVEQAVEMLVSINGFTLNYARDVLRDQAEDWGRTLSEQAAHNNALG; from the coding sequence ATGGCAAGCCTCATCGCGGACAGTCCCGCGGCATCCAGTGCAATGATCAGGGCCTTGTCGGCCCACCCCGAGCAGATGGCCGATCTCATCGAAGCGCTGCATCGCCGGGCACAGGACGCCGACACCCTCCTGGACCTGATGGGCCGGCTGTCCCGGGAAGCCGTCCGTCTGCTGAAGGGTGTCCGGTGGGCAGGCGTCACCGCTCAGTTCGACGGGTTGCCGTTCACTGCCACCCATACCGACCACCAGGTGCTCATCGTCGACGAGAGTCAGTACTCCGCCCACGACGGTCCCTGTCTGCGGGCCATGCACACCGATACCCCGGTGCGGATGACCACGGACGAGGTCCAGGCGATCTGGCCGCGCCTGGGCCAGATCGCTGCCGGGGTCGGCGTGCGTTCCTTCCTTGCCGTGCCGCTGCACGCCGACGGACAGGCCGTCGGCGCGCTCAACCTGTACAGCGCAGACGCGGAGCCTCCCGATCCTGATCCGGACCTGCTGACCGTGCTCACCGAATACGCGGACCGGGGTCTGACCGACTATCAGAACAGTCAGCCCTACCCGACGGTGGAGGAAGCCATCCGGCGGGCTCTGGTGCAGTGGAACGCAGTGGAGCAGGCCGTCGAAATGCTGGTGTCCATCAACGGTTTCACCCTCAACTACGCCCGGGATGTGCTGCGGGACCAGGCCGAGGACTGGGGTCGGACCCTGTCCGAGCAGGCGGCTCACAACAACGCGCTGGGCTGA
- a CDS encoding GNAT family N-acetyltransferase yields MRRASIGDLSALVALRAEMFRAMGTPQTEEPLWQSATHQWFTDHIADDQVFIVVVEVDHEVVATAMAAIRDAMPSPSCPAGRDVLITNVCTLPTARRQGFAREAFEAVMRWAGSTGIGRAELMATGDGQAMYESAGFTVTAHPAMRATLRHHVV; encoded by the coding sequence GTGCGCCGCGCGTCCATCGGTGACCTCTCGGCGCTGGTTGCTCTGCGGGCGGAGATGTTTCGCGCGATGGGAACGCCGCAGACGGAGGAGCCGCTTTGGCAGTCGGCCACCCACCAGTGGTTCACCGACCACATCGCGGACGATCAGGTCTTCATCGTGGTGGTGGAGGTCGATCACGAGGTCGTCGCGACGGCGATGGCCGCAATTCGCGATGCCATGCCCTCGCCGAGTTGCCCGGCCGGTCGCGACGTCCTGATCACCAACGTCTGCACGCTACCGACAGCGCGGCGTCAGGGATTCGCGAGGGAAGCGTTCGAGGCAGTCATGCGGTGGGCGGGATCGACCGGTATCGGCAGGGCAGAATTGATGGCCACCGGTGATGGTCAGGCGATGTACGAGTCCGCCGGTTTCACCGTGACGGCCCATCCCGCGATGCGGGCCACGCTCCGACACCACGTGGTCTAG
- a CDS encoding diguanylate cyclase, translated as MTTEQEWAHARLRAKRVAILSGCGALMAAAVLGLPAVYLGSLTASGNARYPFTAGWLIVLMVPVVVAVLRLNIKQQSTTDAVVATLTRELTEAVQAADRDAVDRETQARGQRFERRLANALDMAEGEPEVIDVIERSFASIAPDAPVELLLADNSHAHLLRMARAVSATEASSGCGVDSPDHCPAARRAQVQRFTDSEELDACPKLRGRSGGAVSALCVPVSIMGRTVGVIHATSQQHTVFSHTTAQDVETLAKLAGARIGLLRVMAETAIQAATDSLTGLLNRRSFEQRFSLIRRQGNVVSVAMADLDHFKLLNDKYGHETGDRALLLFAQVITESVRAGDLVSRHGGEEFVVALPGCPTEAARGILDGLRERLDAAITVAGLPRFTVSFGLVEAAPEENLPMVLARADVALFQAKRDGRDRVVVQDTSGQTTPRPAVSPELQGLATIKALR; from the coding sequence ATGACGACCGAGCAGGAGTGGGCCCACGCTCGCCTCCGAGCAAAGCGGGTCGCCATCTTGAGCGGGTGCGGGGCATTGATGGCCGCCGCCGTGCTGGGCCTGCCGGCGGTCTATCTCGGGAGTCTCACCGCGTCGGGCAACGCCCGCTATCCGTTCACCGCGGGGTGGCTCATCGTGTTGATGGTGCCGGTCGTGGTGGCGGTGCTGCGGCTCAACATCAAACAACAATCCACCACCGACGCGGTGGTGGCCACCTTGACACGTGAACTGACCGAAGCTGTCCAGGCGGCGGACCGGGATGCCGTCGACAGGGAAACCCAAGCTCGCGGGCAGAGGTTCGAACGCCGATTGGCGAACGCCCTGGACATGGCCGAGGGAGAGCCGGAGGTCATCGACGTGATCGAGCGGTCGTTCGCCTCCATCGCGCCCGACGCGCCGGTGGAGTTGCTGCTCGCCGACAACAGTCACGCCCATCTGCTGCGAATGGCCAGAGCCGTGTCGGCGACCGAAGCGTCATCCGGATGCGGGGTCGACTCGCCGGATCACTGCCCGGCCGCACGCCGGGCCCAGGTCCAACGATTCACCGACAGCGAGGAATTGGACGCCTGCCCGAAGTTGCGCGGGCGTTCCGGCGGCGCGGTGTCCGCACTGTGCGTGCCGGTCTCGATCATGGGCCGCACCGTGGGCGTCATCCATGCGACTTCGCAGCAGCACACGGTCTTCTCGCACACGACGGCACAGGACGTCGAAACGCTGGCCAAGCTGGCGGGGGCCCGGATCGGGCTGCTGAGGGTGATGGCCGAGACCGCGATCCAGGCCGCGACGGACAGCCTGACCGGGCTGCTGAATCGGCGTTCCTTCGAACAGCGGTTTTCGCTGATCCGTCGGCAGGGGAACGTGGTCTCGGTTGCGATGGCCGATCTGGACCATTTCAAATTGCTCAACGACAAATACGGTCACGAGACCGGGGATCGTGCACTTCTGCTGTTCGCTCAGGTCATCACCGAGTCGGTGCGCGCCGGGGACCTGGTGAGCCGTCACGGCGGCGAAGAATTCGTGGTGGCGCTGCCCGGGTGCCCCACCGAAGCGGCCCGCGGCATATTGGACGGCCTCAGGGAACGGCTCGACGCGGCCATCACGGTTGCCGGCCTACCGAGGTTCACCGTGAGCTTCGGCCTCGTCGAGGCTGCACCCGAGGAGAACCTGCCCATGGTCCTGGCGCGGGCAGATGTTGCTCTCTTCCAGGCCAAGCGCGACGGCCGCGATCGGGTGGTCGTCCAGGACACGTCCGGCCAGACCACGCCCCGGCCTGCGGTGTCACCGGAGCTGCAAGGTCTGGCCACCATCAAGGCCCTTCGCTAG